The DNA region GAATTGCACCTTTATTTCACCCACGCCACGAGAACCTATCCGATCATCTACATTGCATAGCAATCTGCAGATCAGGTCCTTTGCGCCCGGAGTTAGCCTACTGTCACTCGGAAACTTCAGGTGGTTTTTCCAATGCACAATCTGTTTTGGATAATAAAAGAGAGAATGAAGGGTATATTCTTCCATGGTTTTTAGGAATGAGTTTCTATCATTCTTTATAAATAGACTACTATAAGTTTCTGCTGCCAAAAGGGAATGCATAGTTTCAAGCCTTTGAAGGAAATTCAGTAGGCAGTCGAGTATATACAAATCATGGAAAGGACAACGAGAACTCGGtttgctatttttttttctctgtaGAAGTAATTTTATACTCTTATCAACTAGAAATACAACTCATAAACAGATATACTCATAGATTGATGAAACTGGGCATACGAAAATATGTAAAAGAACCAACACGATGATCACCTTCTTGCACGTTGTTACCGGATTGTCAGAGTAGAACGGGGGATAGCCAATAAGCATCTCATACATAATGCAACCAAGTGACCACCTGAAAGCTTTCAGAATCAGTCGTACCACTTTCAACTTTTCATGATCACAGAACCATGACAAGCAACAACTTTACTACAAATCTTCAAATCAAACAGTCGTAGGAAGAAAGAAGCTCAACTGCTTTAATGACTGGGGAATTAGAGcaaaagataacaaaatttTGAAGTAATACTTGGAGCAAGAAAACTAACCAATCGCACTCTACCCCATAACCTTTCTTAAGCAATACTTCAGGAGCAATATAGTCGGGCGTCCCAACAGTTGAAAACGCCTGTCGTAAGAAAAATAGTTTCACAGAATAAATCAGAATCAGACTGCATAAAGACAATATAATTCATGCTCTTTCCAAATACCTGTATCCTCCTGCTGTTTTGCCAGTGCTCTAGTTTTTCGCGAGAACTCTCCCATTGGCTTCCATCTCCTTTGTCAGGTACACAATCATTCTCACTTCCTGGTTCCCTCGATTCCTTTTTATCGACCAGCTCTTTCCCATTTAAAGAGTCAAGATTCGAACAGTCAATGGACTTGCAGAGGCCAAAATCAGACAACTTGAGGTGACCATTTTTGTCCAAAATAAGGTTGTCAGGTTTAATATCCCTGTGGATAGCAAGGGAAGGGAATGTCTCATGAACATACTTTAATCGCCACATTCCAAGTTTAGTTAGTCAATTTTCCACAATTGAATGGCGAACCTGTGAATGTAGTTGCGCTCGTGGATAGATTCTATAGCCAGAACAGCTTCCGCAATATAAAACCTGGCCACGTTTTCAGTCAAAACGTCCTCTCGCATAAGCAAAGTCATCATGTCACCACCATGCAGATATTCCATGACCAAGTAGAGATACTCGGCATCTTGGAACGAACAATAAAGCTTCACGATGTAGTCGCTGACAACTTCAGCCAATAAATTCCTTTCGGCCTTGACATGCTCAACCTGTCCTCTTCTCAGCATTTCAGACTTTTTCAACTTCTTCATCGCATATATGTTGCCAGTTAATTTCTCCCGGCACAATATCACCTTTGATTTCAATAGGCCCACCAGTAATCAATAAGTTAATAAAGGAATATCAGTATTGAGGGACAGAAATGATTAAATATGAAACCTCTCCAAAAGCGCCTCTTCCTATAACGGTTAAGAGGTCGAAGTCAGTAACAGAAGTTCTGTTTCGCCTCAATCGCATGAATTCAGTCTCTTTGCGCTCCAACTCCTTCAAAACATTCATCTGTTCTTCCTCGGATTCACCGGAAGCAGCCAGCAGCTTTTGCAGCAATTGACGCCTGCAATTTGCATACAATTTTTATGATGATcggaaatcaaatctgaaaaacaaaattatagAAATTTGAATTACCTTTGCCTGCGTTCCTCGATGGCTTTCGTATGGGCTTTGTAATGATTCTCGATGAGTTTcttggcggcggcggcgcgttGGATGGTGGAAATGGATGCGAGCTCCGTCGATTGCTCCTCCATTTCCTCCTCCGCTTCGCCTCCGTTAAATTGCCGGAGAGGGAAGCGGATCAGAAATGCAGACACATTCGACTTTGGGGAAACAAATCATTATTAATATTGGGTTTCCGCTGCTTACGTGGCCGATATTTGAGTTGATGGTATCGTATCATATACTACTacgtgatttatttttatttttttttattttctacgCTGATGTAGTATTTGATTCAAATGTCATTTACAGTATCATATTTAATGAGTATTTTAGGA from Salvia splendens isolate huo1 chromosome 9, SspV2, whole genome shotgun sequence includes:
- the LOC121748839 gene encoding serine/threonine-protein kinase CBK1-like isoform X2 → MEEQSTELASISTIQRAAAAKKLIENHYKAHTKAIEERRQRRQLLQKLLAASGESEEEQMNVLKELERKETEFMRLRRNRTSVTDFDLLTVIGRGAFGEVILCREKLTGNIYAMKKLKKSEMLRRGQVEHVKAERNLLAEVVSDYIVKLYCSFQDAEYLYLVMEYLHGGDMMTLLMREDVLTENVARFYIAEAVLAIESIHERNYIHRDIKPDNLILDKNGHLKLSDFGLCKSIDCSNLDSLNGKELVDKKESREPGSENDCVPDKGDGSQWESSREKLEHWQNSRRIQAFSTVGTPDYIAPEVLLKKGYGVECDWWSLGCIMYEMLIGYPPFYSDNPVTTCKKIVHWKNHLKFPSDSRLTPGAKDLICRLLCNVDDRIGSRGVGEIKDHPWFQQIEWDNIYDTEAAYRPEVNGELDTQNFFEQDESQNSQSFIMLFLMYVEGGFPARKISNSGLEEVS
- the LOC121748839 gene encoding serine/threonine-protein kinase 38-like isoform X1, which translates into the protein MEEQSTELASISTIQRAAAAKKLIENHYKAHTKAIEERRQRRQLLQKLLAASGESEEEQMNVLKELERKETEFMRLRRNRTSVTDFDLLTVIGRGAFGEVILCREKLTGNIYAMKKLKKSEMLRRGQVEHVKAERNLLAEVVSDYIVKLYCSFQDAEYLYLVMEYLHGGDMMTLLMREDVLTENVARFYIAEAVLAIESIHERNYIHRDIKPDNLILDKNGHLKLSDFGLCKSIDCSNLDSLNGKELVDKKESREPGSENDCVPDKGDGSQWESSREKLEHWQNSRRIQAFSTVGTPDYIAPEVLLKKGYGVECDWWSLGCIMYEMLIGYPPFYSDNPVTTCKKIVHWKNHLKFPSDSRLTPGAKDLICRLLCNVDDRIGSRGVGEIKDHPWFQQIEWDNIYDTEAAYRPEVNGELDTQNFFEQDEVDFQPEKSPTVAWRKFHNSSDLTFIGYTYRCFEPMKGLTKSPEKATNGKGLKRAASADVLHH